The Danio rerio strain Tuebingen ecotype United States chromosome 10, GRCz12tu, whole genome shotgun sequence genome contains a region encoding:
- the rasgef1bb gene encoding ras-GEF domain-containing family member 1B-B: MPQTTPYSSKFNPSAYSSSHSHRQPVEENYGGLHYRDNKLVSGSLEALIQLLVPTVDYYPDRSYIFTFLLSSRLFLNPFELMSRVCYLGVDHHRVGDPQMDKKRIRDIAPKIVQLLTEWTETFPYDFRDERMMRSLKEMTHRLAFGDELSRRAMQRLIQRLLRKLTTLGQYEESLATTSAAAAIDRPVALKSKQQLVRRDDCVLNLCDDPFIFAQQLTHIEMERLSYIGPEEFVRAFAQKRPSDNHKSFFSKRKASNLEAYVEWFNRLSYLTATEICMPVKKKHRARVLEFFIDVAQECFNIGNFNSLMAIITGMNMNPVSRLKKTWGKVNTDKFDILVHQMDPSSNFYSYRTALRGATQRSSTAHTSQEMIVIPFFSLFIKDIYFLNEGCANRLSNGHINFEKFWELAKQVSEFLSWRQVICPFERDRKTLQYLISAPVFSEDELQLASYESEGPENNLERDTRRSLRSSLSRM; the protein is encoded by the exons ATGCCACAAACAACTCCATATTCAAGCAAATTCAATCCAAGTGCTTACAGCAGCAGCCACAGTCACCGGCAGCCTGTGGAGGAGAACTATGGGGGTTTGCACTATCGTGATAATAAGCTTGTTTCTGGCTCTCTGGAAGCCCTCATACAGCTCTTGGTCCCTACAGTAGACTATTACCCTGAC AGATCCTACATTTTCACTTTCCTGCTAAGCTCTCGCCTCTTTCTGAACCCATTTGAGCTCATGTCTCGGGTTTGTTACCTCGGTGTGGACCATCACAGGGTTGGAGACCCACAAATGGATAAG AAAAGAATACGGGATATCGCACCGAAAATCGTGCAGCTGCTAACAGAATGGACAGAGACCTTTCCGTACGACTTCAGGGACGAGCGGATGATGCGCAGCCTCAAAGAAATGACCCATCGCCTTGCCTTCGGTGATGAG CTTTCACGGAGGGCCATGCAGCGACTCATTCAGCGGCTCTTACGCAAGCTGACCACCCTCGGACAGTACGAAGAGTCTCTGGCCACAACCAGCGCCGCTGCCGCCATTGACCGACCGGTCGCCCTGAAGTCAAAGCAGCAGTTAGTGCGCAGAGATGACTGCGTTTTAAACCTTTGCGACGACCCTTTCATTTTCGCCCAGCAGCTGACACACATTGAGATG GAGCGCCTCAGCTACATTGGCCCTGAAGAATTCGTTCGAGCGTTTGCCCAGAAAAGACCCTCAGATAACCATAAG agTTTCTTCAGTAAAAGAAAAGCAAGCAACCTGGAGGCTTATGTCGAATGGTTCAACAGACTGAGCTACCTGACAGCCACAGAAATTTGCATG CCGGTGAAAAAGAAACACAGGGCAAGAGTGCTGGAGTTCTTCATAGATGTGGCACAGGAATGCTTCAACATCGGCAACTTCAACTCATTAATGGCTATCATTA CTGGAATGAACATGAATCCAGTATCCAGACTGAAGAAAACCTGGGGCAAAGTCAACACAGACAAGTTTGACATCCTGGTG CACCAAATGGACCCATCTAGCAACTTTTACAGCTACCGCACAGCCCTGCGTGGAGCAACTCAGAGGTCTAGTACAGCACACACAAGCCAAGAAATG ATTGTTATCCCATTCTTCAGCTTGTTCATTAAAGATATCTACTTCCTTAATGAAGGTTGTGCTAATAGATTATCTAACGGCCACATCAATTTTGAG AAATTTTGGGAGCTGGCCAAGCAAGTGAGCGAGTTTCTGTCGTGGAGGCAGGTGATCTGTCCTTTCGAGAGagacagaaaaacactgcagtaTCTCATCAGCGCACCAGTGTTCAGTGAAGATG aGCTTCAGCTAGCATCATATGAGAGTGAAGGCCCTGAAAACAACTTGGAGAGAGACACTCGCCGTTCCCTCAG GTCATCTCTCAGTCGAATGTGA
- the rasgef1bb gene encoding ras-GEF domain-containing family member 1B-B isoform X1, producing the protein MLYLESINPINQSVLAKCEFLKVFYSYYQLTVHDSLIVLLTQQKRIRDIAPKIVQLLTEWTETFPYDFRDERMMRSLKEMTHRLAFGDELSRRAMQRLIQRLLRKLTTLGQYEESLATTSAAAAIDRPVALKSKQQLVRRDDCVLNLCDDPFIFAQQLTHIEMERLSYIGPEEFVRAFAQKRPSDNHKSFFSKRKASNLEAYVEWFNRLSYLTATEICMPVKKKHRARVLEFFIDVAQECFNIGNFNSLMAIITGMNMNPVSRLKKTWGKVNTDKFDILVHQMDPSSNFYSYRTALRGATQRSSTAHTSQEMIVIPFFSLFIKDIYFLNEGCANRLSNGHINFEKFWELAKQVSEFLSWRQVICPFERDRKTLQYLISAPVFSEDELQLASYESEGPENNLERDTRRSLRSSLSRM; encoded by the exons atgctGTATCTTGAATCAATCAATCCTATCAATCAATCTGTTTTAG ctaagtgtgaattcttgaaagtATTTTATAGCTATTATCAGCTGACTGTACATGATTCATTAATTGTCCTGCTTACTCAACAGAAAAGAATACGGGATATCGCACCGAAAATCGTGCAGCTGCTAACAGAATGGACAGAGACCTTTCCGTACGACTTCAGGGACGAGCGGATGATGCGCAGCCTCAAAGAAATGACCCATCGCCTTGCCTTCGGTGATGAG CTTTCACGGAGGGCCATGCAGCGACTCATTCAGCGGCTCTTACGCAAGCTGACCACCCTCGGACAGTACGAAGAGTCTCTGGCCACAACCAGCGCCGCTGCCGCCATTGACCGACCGGTCGCCCTGAAGTCAAAGCAGCAGTTAGTGCGCAGAGATGACTGCGTTTTAAACCTTTGCGACGACCCTTTCATTTTCGCCCAGCAGCTGACACACATTGAGATG GAGCGCCTCAGCTACATTGGCCCTGAAGAATTCGTTCGAGCGTTTGCCCAGAAAAGACCCTCAGATAACCATAAG agTTTCTTCAGTAAAAGAAAAGCAAGCAACCTGGAGGCTTATGTCGAATGGTTCAACAGACTGAGCTACCTGACAGCCACAGAAATTTGCATG CCGGTGAAAAAGAAACACAGGGCAAGAGTGCTGGAGTTCTTCATAGATGTGGCACAGGAATGCTTCAACATCGGCAACTTCAACTCATTAATGGCTATCATTA CTGGAATGAACATGAATCCAGTATCCAGACTGAAGAAAACCTGGGGCAAAGTCAACACAGACAAGTTTGACATCCTGGTG CACCAAATGGACCCATCTAGCAACTTTTACAGCTACCGCACAGCCCTGCGTGGAGCAACTCAGAGGTCTAGTACAGCACACACAAGCCAAGAAATG ATTGTTATCCCATTCTTCAGCTTGTTCATTAAAGATATCTACTTCCTTAATGAAGGTTGTGCTAATAGATTATCTAACGGCCACATCAATTTTGAG AAATTTTGGGAGCTGGCCAAGCAAGTGAGCGAGTTTCTGTCGTGGAGGCAGGTGATCTGTCCTTTCGAGAGagacagaaaaacactgcagtaTCTCATCAGCGCACCAGTGTTCAGTGAAGATG aGCTTCAGCTAGCATCATATGAGAGTGAAGGCCCTGAAAACAACTTGGAGAGAGACACTCGCCGTTCCCTCAG GTCATCTCTCAGTCGAATGTGA